In the Leptolyngbya sp. SIO1E4 genome, one interval contains:
- a CDS encoding MATE family efflux transporter, which translates to MAKHLTLHPFLKPFSRLAIANIISNLMVPLAGIIDTAFLGHLADIRYLAGVAIANVIFNVVYWSFGFLRMGTTGLIAQAHGRRDANAMVLVLLRNGLLALGLGLLLLGLQVPIRQLGFWLLSATADVRVAGEAFYNARIWGAPAVLLNYVLLGRFLACGQGKRVILLSLISNGGNILLDYWFIRHLGWASAGAGAATAMSQGLMLLAGLGLVLREHPLQTLWQMRSALWEHTSLRTIFRLNRDILIRTFALVISFALFTNWSSTFGTGILAANTLLLQVVTLAAYFIDGIAFATESFAGRFYGVGDRAQLRVLLKYGMGLSLLLGLGFALIFALWPATLFQLMTQHESVLVEVETYVWWLVPTLGCAAIAYLLDGYFLGLTAGKALRTSTLAATLFGFLPMGLLAYATKTPHLLWLAMTGFMAIRAATLGWMLPKTLRTLPMPSRSVLHSGTAD; encoded by the coding sequence ATGGCTAAACACTTGACGTTGCATCCATTTCTGAAGCCGTTTAGTCGGCTGGCGATCGCCAACATTATTTCTAATCTGATGGTGCCTCTAGCAGGCATCATAGACACTGCATTTTTAGGTCACCTGGCAGACATTCGATACCTGGCTGGGGTGGCGATTGCCAATGTCATTTTTAACGTTGTGTATTGGAGCTTTGGGTTCCTCCGTATGGGGACGACGGGGCTGATTGCCCAGGCCCATGGCCGCAGAGATGCAAACGCTATGGTGCTGGTATTGCTGCGCAATGGGCTGCTGGCTTTGGGGTTAGGGCTGCTGTTGTTGGGGTTGCAAGTTCCCATCCGTCAGCTAGGATTTTGGTTGCTGAGTGCGACAGCCGATGTTCGTGTCGCCGGGGAAGCCTTCTATAACGCCCGCATTTGGGGGGCTCCGGCGGTTTTGCTGAACTATGTGCTGTTAGGTCGATTTTTAGCGTGTGGTCAAGGCAAACGAGTAATTCTGCTGTCTCTAATCAGCAATGGGGGAAACATCCTGCTGGATTATTGGTTTATTCGACACTTGGGATGGGCGAGTGCTGGTGCCGGTGCCGCAACGGCGATGAGTCAGGGGTTGATGCTTCTGGCTGGGCTAGGGTTGGTATTGCGCGAGCATCCGCTGCAGACGCTCTGGCAGATGCGATCAGCCCTTTGGGAGCACACCTCCCTCAGGACTATTTTTCGTTTAAATCGCGATATTCTCATTCGGACCTTTGCCCTAGTGATCAGCTTTGCGCTCTTTACCAATTGGAGTTCGACCTTTGGCACGGGCATCTTGGCGGCAAATACCTTGCTGTTGCAAGTGGTGACCTTGGCTGCCTACTTTATCGACGGCATTGCTTTTGCGACAGAGAGTTTTGCAGGGCGGTTTTATGGTGTGGGTGATCGCGCCCAGCTCCGTGTGCTGCTCAAATACGGCATGGGCCTCAGTTTGTTGCTGGGGCTTGGGTTTGCGCTAATATTTGCCCTCTGGCCTGCAACCCTTTTCCAGCTCATGACGCAACATGAGTCGGTGCTGGTTGAGGTGGAAACCTATGTTTGGTGGTTAGTGCCAACGTTGGGGTGTGCAGCGATCGCGTATCTATTAGACGGTTATTTTTTGGGCTTAACCGCTGGTAAGGCATTGAGAACATCTACCCTTGCCGCCACGCTATTCGGATTTTTACCCATGGGGCTGCTGGCGTACGCTACGAAAACGCCTCATCTTCTATGGTTGGCCATGACAGGTTTTATGGCTATTCGGGCCGCAACGCTCGGTTGGATGTTGCCAAAAACCTTACGGACGCTCCCTATGCCGTCTCGGTCAGTTTTGCACTCAGGGACAGCGGATTGA
- a CDS encoding DUF370 domain-containing protein, which translates to MDIKLINIGFGNIVSANRVIAIVSPESAPIKRIISDARDRGQLVDATYGRRTRAVMITDSGHIILSAIQPETVAHRFVANKEPQNA; encoded by the coding sequence ATGGACATCAAGCTTATTAACATTGGTTTTGGAAACATTGTCTCAGCCAACCGGGTGATTGCTATTGTCAGCCCAGAATCTGCGCCTATCAAGCGAATTATTTCAGATGCACGAGATCGAGGGCAACTGGTTGATGCCACCTATGGTCGCCGTACCCGAGCTGTGATGATCACCGACTCAGGGCATATTATTCTCTCGGCTATCCAACCTGAAACAGTGGCTCATCGTTTTGTGGCCAACAAAGAACCCCAAAACGCTTAA
- a CDS encoding NFACT family protein, translating into MQPVDFTTLMATYAELRNDWLPARCEQVVQRDRTTICMALRTLRQRRWLTISWHPQAARIHMGDPPPRTPDTFTFSQQLKHQLNGYALVEINPVAPWERVLDLRFARRPGDPIQWHLYVEVMGQYSNVILVNAQNQVVTAAHQVSENQSSVRPVLTGTPYVLPPAITGPFPTLEESQERWQERVSLIPTTLKKALFKAYSGLSSALIRDLVCGANLDASQGVDTLSPDDWSRLFEQWQFWLRGLEAESFQPGLLDGGGYSVLIGTQAATTASVQGLLRDYYTAELNFQEFGRLKHQLSQRLKTLLKKLRQKEDSFRTRLEQADHADVYRQQADLLMAYSYQWRPGLLKMVLEDFETGEPVEIPLKPEKTAVQTAQAYYKRHQKLKRSRQAIEPLLSEVLSEVTYLEQVDAALKQSEQYETEADLAAIIEIRDELIQQQYLEDPTYRPGQNRPQDELNVRKFLTPNKLEVWVGRNNRQNDLLISQVATDYDLWFHTQEIPGSHVLLRLQAGQAADEADLQFTADLAAYFSRAQQADQVPVVYTQPRYVFKPKGARPGMVVYTHEAVLWGQPQHLRELLSGTLPSPQLVVTAS; encoded by the coding sequence ATGCAACCTGTCGATTTCACAACGTTAATGGCAACCTATGCCGAACTTCGCAACGACTGGCTACCCGCTCGCTGTGAACAGGTCGTGCAGCGCGATCGCACCACTATCTGCATGGCATTGAGGACCCTCCGGCAGCGGCGCTGGTTGACCATCTCCTGGCATCCTCAAGCGGCTCGCATTCATATGGGTGATCCGCCACCCCGGACACCAGATACGTTTACCTTTAGCCAACAGCTCAAGCATCAATTAAATGGGTATGCCTTGGTCGAAATCAACCCCGTTGCTCCCTGGGAAAGAGTTTTAGATTTGCGGTTTGCCCGTCGTCCAGGAGATCCCATTCAATGGCATCTCTATGTGGAAGTGATGGGTCAATATAGCAATGTGATTTTGGTGAATGCCCAAAACCAAGTGGTGACGGCTGCTCACCAGGTGTCAGAAAATCAATCGAGTGTGCGCCCAGTTTTAACGGGCACTCCCTACGTGCTTCCCCCTGCGATCACAGGCCCCTTTCCAACGTTAGAAGAGTCGCAAGAGCGCTGGCAGGAGCGAGTTTCTTTAATCCCAACAACCCTTAAAAAAGCGTTATTCAAAGCGTACAGCGGGTTAAGTTCGGCCCTTATTCGTGACCTGGTGTGTGGCGCTAACCTAGACGCGAGCCAGGGTGTAGACACCCTGAGCCCAGACGATTGGTCTCGACTGTTTGAACAATGGCAGTTTTGGCTGCGAGGCTTAGAGGCAGAGTCGTTTCAGCCAGGGCTGCTAGACGGGGGGGGATATTCTGTTCTCATCGGCACCCAGGCGGCAACGACTGCTAGCGTTCAAGGGCTTTTGCGAGACTATTACACCGCTGAACTCAATTTCCAGGAATTTGGCCGTCTCAAACACCAACTGAGTCAGCGTCTCAAAACACTGCTGAAAAAACTACGCCAGAAAGAAGACTCCTTTCGCACTCGTCTAGAGCAGGCTGATCACGCTGATGTGTATCGCCAGCAGGCTGATTTATTGATGGCCTACAGTTACCAGTGGCGACCAGGACTCCTGAAAATGGTACTTGAGGACTTTGAAACGGGAGAACCGGTCGAAATTCCGTTAAAACCTGAGAAGACGGCGGTACAAACTGCCCAAGCTTATTACAAGCGACATCAAAAGTTGAAGCGATCGCGCCAAGCGATTGAGCCGTTACTCAGCGAGGTGTTATCAGAAGTCACTTACTTAGAACAAGTAGATGCTGCTTTGAAACAGAGCGAGCAGTACGAAACCGAGGCAGATTTAGCGGCGATTATTGAGATTCGGGATGAACTGATCCAACAGCAGTATCTAGAAGACCCGACCTATCGACCTGGGCAGAACCGCCCACAAGATGAGCTAAATGTCCGAAAATTCTTGACCCCTAACAAGCTAGAGGTTTGGGTAGGGCGGAACAATCGTCAAAATGATCTGCTCATCTCACAGGTTGCCACCGACTATGACCTCTGGTTCCATACCCAAGAGATTCCGGGCAGTCATGTCCTCTTGAGGCTTCAGGCTGGGCAAGCAGCCGACGAAGCCGATTTACAGTTCACCGCAGACTTGGCCGCTTATTTTAGCCGAGCTCAACAGGCTGACCAAGTGCCTGTGGTGTATACCCAGCCCCGATACGTATTCAAACCCAAAGGCGCCCGCCCAGGCATGGTGGTGTACACTCATGAAGCGGTGCTGTGGGGGCAGCCACAACATCTGCGCGAACTGCTCAGCGGAACACTGCCTTCTCCACAGCTAGTTGTCACCGCTTCATGA
- a CDS encoding SufE family protein — protein sequence MSASSTARPASIDKLVKRFQKVADPKRRYEQLLWFAKKLESFPEEAKIEDNKVKGCVSQVYVIASLDEGKLHYQGDSDAQITKGLVAFLINGMNGLTPQEITELSPDFIKETQLDVSLTPSRANGFYNIFKMMQQKASDFSEAEA from the coding sequence ATGTCTGCTTCATCTACTGCCCGACCAGCTTCTATCGACAAACTGGTAAAGCGTTTTCAAAAGGTTGCTGATCCGAAGCGCCGCTATGAACAGCTCCTCTGGTTCGCCAAGAAACTAGAGAGCTTTCCTGAGGAGGCCAAAATAGAGGATAACAAGGTGAAGGGGTGTGTCTCCCAAGTCTATGTCATTGCCTCCTTAGATGAGGGAAAGCTTCACTATCAAGGGGATTCTGACGCCCAAATCACAAAGGGGTTAGTCGCTTTTTTAATCAATGGCATGAACGGCCTTACGCCCCAAGAGATTACAGAATTATCTCCAGACTTTATTAAAGAAACACAGCTTGATGTCAGCTTGACGCCTTCTCGAGCCAATGGGTTTTACAACATCTTCAAAATGATGCAGCAAAAAGCCTCTGATTTCTCAGAAGCCGAGGCTTGA
- the psbA gene encoding photosystem II q(b) protein, with amino-acid sequence MTSTLQTRENVGLWERYCQWVTSTENRLYVGWFGTLMIPTLLAATVCYVIAFVAAPPVDIDGIREPVAGSLLYGNNIISGAVVPSSNAIGLHFYPIWEAASLDEWLYNGGPYQFVIFHFLVGCFAYLGRQWELSYRLGMRPWICVAYSAPLASATAVFLIYPLGQGSFSDGMPLGISGTFNFMIVFQAEHNILMHPFHMLGVAAVFGGSLFSAMHGSLVTSSLVRETTENESQNYGYKFGQEEETYNIVAAHGYFGRLIFQYASFNNSRSLHFFLGAWPVVGIWFTALGISTMAFNLNGFNFNQSVLDSQGRVIGTWADVINRANLGMEVMHERNAHNFPLDLAAVKAPEIVG; translated from the coding sequence ATGACTTCTACTCTTCAAACCCGCGAGAACGTGGGACTTTGGGAGCGGTATTGTCAGTGGGTGACCAGCACCGAAAATCGCCTGTATGTGGGCTGGTTCGGTACGCTGATGATCCCCACTCTGCTTGCCGCTACCGTGTGCTACGTCATTGCATTTGTCGCAGCACCTCCCGTCGATATCGATGGCATCCGTGAGCCCGTTGCTGGCTCTCTGCTGTATGGCAACAACATCATCTCCGGTGCTGTTGTGCCGTCCTCCAACGCCATTGGTTTGCACTTCTACCCCATCTGGGAAGCCGCTTCCCTCGATGAGTGGTTGTACAACGGTGGCCCTTATCAGTTCGTGATCTTCCACTTCCTGGTTGGCTGTTTTGCCTACTTGGGTCGTCAGTGGGAGTTGAGCTATCGCCTTGGCATGCGTCCTTGGATCTGCGTTGCCTACAGTGCGCCTTTGGCCTCTGCAACCGCCGTGTTCTTGATCTATCCCTTGGGTCAGGGTTCCTTCTCTGACGGCATGCCGCTGGGCATCTCCGGCACCTTCAACTTCATGATCGTGTTCCAGGCAGAGCACAACATTCTGATGCACCCCTTCCACATGTTGGGTGTGGCAGCAGTGTTCGGCGGTTCCTTGTTCTCCGCCATGCACGGTTCTTTGGTGACCTCCTCCTTGGTGCGTGAGACCACCGAGAACGAATCTCAGAACTACGGCTACAAGTTTGGCCAAGAAGAAGAGACCTACAACATCGTGGCAGCTCACGGCTACTTCGGTCGCCTGATCTTCCAATATGCGTCCTTCAACAACAGCCGTTCCTTGCACTTCTTCTTGGGTGCATGGCCCGTTGTTGGTATCTGGTTCACCGCTCTGGGCATCAGCACCATGGCGTTCAACCTGAATGGGTTTAACTTCAACCAGTCCGTCCTGGATTCTCAGGGACGTGTGATTGGCACCTGGGCTGACGTGATCAACCGCGCCAACCTAGGGATGGAAGTGATGCATGAGCGTAATGCTCACAACTTCCCGCTTGACCTGGCTGCTGTTAAAGCGCCTGAAATCGTAGGTTAA
- a CDS encoding DUF2236 domain-containing protein: MNGHSFTLSARVISPCQDHVEICHRLAGYDFPWELNRALELAIFRTFCVPQISRLLRQTGEFVHRSQKRYDDTGLILGNIMKWGYDSPQGRAAIARMNRIHQRFDICNEDFLYVLSVLIYEPVRWNQRYGWRLFTAAEKQALFEFWRVVGHRMEITNIPETYEAFEQFNQAYEAEHFRYSPDNQVVGDAVVALMRSWLPAIAAPIVPTIVKAMMDTPMREALGWSCPPSLVKWGVRQSFRWIRKSLKWLPRRRRSQFLVDAPNITYPQGYELEKLGPEDAAPRNSASRCPFARMQSFLKVRA, translated from the coding sequence ATGAATGGGCATTCGTTTACTTTATCCGCAAGGGTGATATCACCTTGCCAAGATCATGTTGAAATTTGTCATCGGCTTGCTGGCTATGATTTTCCTTGGGAATTAAACCGAGCCCTTGAGCTGGCAATTTTTAGGACATTTTGTGTTCCGCAAATTTCTCGGTTACTGCGGCAGACGGGCGAATTTGTACATCGTTCCCAAAAGCGGTACGACGACACTGGATTGATTCTTGGCAACATCATGAAGTGGGGGTATGACAGCCCCCAAGGGCGGGCGGCGATCGCTCGTATGAACCGCATTCACCAGCGGTTTGATATCTGCAACGAGGATTTTCTCTACGTTTTGTCAGTCTTGATATATGAGCCCGTACGCTGGAACCAGCGCTATGGTTGGCGGCTTTTTACCGCCGCAGAAAAACAAGCCCTCTTCGAATTCTGGCGAGTTGTCGGGCACCGCATGGAAATCACCAACATTCCTGAAACCTATGAAGCATTTGAGCAGTTTAATCAAGCCTACGAGGCAGAACACTTTCGCTATAGTCCCGATAATCAAGTAGTGGGGGATGCCGTTGTTGCCTTAATGCGCAGCTGGCTACCCGCGATCGCAGCCCCCATCGTCCCCACCATTGTCAAAGCGATGATGGATACTCCAATGCGAGAAGCATTGGGATGGTCATGCCCCCCCTCCCTCGTAAAGTGGGGAGTTCGTCAAAGCTTCCGATGGATCCGTAAAAGTCTGAAGTGGTTGCCCCGCCGCCGTCGTTCCCAGTTCCTTGTGGATGCCCCCAACATTACCTATCCCCAAGGTTATGAACTAGAAAAGCTAGGGCCAGAGGATGCAGCTCCCCGCAACTCAGCCTCTCGTTGTCCCTTTGCACGCATGCAGTCTTTCTTAAAAGTACGCGCCTAG